One window of Candidatus Nitrospira kreftii genomic DNA carries:
- a CDS encoding hypothetical protein (conserved protein of unknown function) has protein sequence MLENASPVGFLYRQFPRSIASLIILGVLALPLTGCGDSEGGGPAISSLSTPTDTDESANTTDDSTLDPTLEGPVLGGEEPIDSPLLLAEGTDADSFTDVAPDPNSADPEEDTVASLIDAPQDKPSISMASTPTGAAASVMWQLVQDPKVKGYYVYYGKQPSEDPGVCSYDGRIAADTPSVTIDELEPNTPYFFAVSAYGSLESPCSNEASAITPPAGA, from the coding sequence ATGCTGGAAAATGCAAGTCCGGTCGGCTTCTTGTATCGGCAGTTCCCGAGATCGATAGCTAGCTTGATCATATTGGGCGTTCTCGCGCTTCCATTAACCGGATGTGGCGACAGCGAAGGAGGAGGTCCCGCTATTTCTTCACTTTCCACACCAACTGACACCGATGAATCTGCGAACACCACGGACGATTCTACGCTGGACCCAACTCTTGAAGGACCAGTTCTTGGTGGGGAAGAACCCATTGATTCTCCCCTTTTGTTGGCGGAAGGAACTGATGCCGATTCGTTCACTGACGTTGCCCCTGATCCCAATTCAGCTGACCCCGAAGAAGACACGGTCGCCTCTCTGATTGATGCACCACAGGATAAGCCGAGCATTTCGATGGCTTCTACGCCAACAGGAGCAGCCGCAAGCGTAATGTGGCAATTAGTCCAAGATCCTAAAGTGAAGGGTTACTATGTGTATTATGGAAAGCAGCCATCCGAGGATCCAGGTGTATGCTCTTACGACGGCAGAATCGCTGCTGACACCCCATCCGTGACCATTGATGAGCTCGAGCCAAACACACCATATTTCTTTGCTGTGAGCGCTTACGGTAGCCTTGAGAGCCCCTGCTCAAATGAAGCCTCAGCAATAACACCTCCCGCAGGGGCTTGA
- a CDS encoding Glycine--tRNA ligase beta subunit: MATQQKPVRRPAAPKKGRGTSVPPVAELLLEIGVEELPYQFILHALTELKTQAEFQFAGNRLSFSSVQTYGTPRRLVLVVEGLKTHQDSFITEIIGPSKKVAFDQSGQPTKAAIMFANGKGVPVESLQVKHLPERGEYVVAVKEDEGRPTITILCETLPGVLEDLSFPKAMKWNETGLRFARPVRWIVALFGGKVVPVQIAGINAGNRTFGHRVVGSGKPITVSDFKTYNQGLERQGVIVDPTRRRETIREQVDRLCAKAGVELNTDKALFDQAVYTTEWPYAVLGNFRPEYLDIPSEILITSMKEHQGFFSVRDKKSGKLAPHFIAIANNAPKNMSIIRTGNERVLAARLADAKFFFDEDQKVTLEERAKKLSGVTFHQKLGTMAQKQERIVKLVSIIASALDLDDQLITQCRRAAALCKADLLTGIVGEFPELQGVLGGYYAQHDGESREVCEAIRDQYIPRGMDGALPETIEGLVLGLADRLDTIVAFFLAGIIPKGSEDPFALRRHALSVVRIILEGKIRLDLYKVVEKEKEIVGENGSSVVHDPFSFIIERFRYYMGVTENLRDDVIHAVTGYDTKECDLVDLAGRMRAMQTTTSLPEFDPLMVGFNRANNILKKEGVKKTELPPVNPSLFQDDAERELYAQLTSTEERFDGFLKKHQYQDALQCSVQLKPYIDRFFESVMVNVEDQTLRNNRLSLLRHVVDGFFGKFADFSQIVVQGR, encoded by the coding sequence ATGGCGACTCAACAGAAACCAGTACGCCGCCCCGCCGCACCGAAAAAAGGCAGAGGGACATCCGTACCTCCCGTGGCAGAGCTGTTGTTGGAAATCGGTGTGGAAGAACTTCCCTATCAGTTCATTTTGCATGCTCTTACTGAATTAAAAACGCAGGCCGAATTTCAATTTGCGGGTAACAGACTGTCGTTCAGTTCAGTGCAAACATATGGGACGCCGCGCCGACTGGTGTTGGTAGTGGAAGGTCTCAAAACCCACCAGGACTCTTTTATAACTGAAATCATAGGGCCATCCAAAAAGGTAGCATTCGATCAATCTGGTCAGCCGACTAAAGCAGCTATCATGTTCGCGAACGGAAAGGGTGTGCCTGTTGAGAGTCTTCAAGTAAAGCACCTCCCTGAACGAGGTGAGTATGTAGTTGCGGTCAAAGAAGATGAGGGCCGTCCTACCATTACGATCTTGTGTGAAACTTTACCAGGGGTCTTAGAAGATCTGTCATTTCCTAAGGCCATGAAGTGGAACGAGACAGGTCTGCGTTTCGCGAGGCCTGTGCGATGGATCGTTGCCTTGTTCGGAGGAAAGGTGGTGCCGGTACAGATCGCCGGTATCAACGCCGGCAATCGGACGTTCGGTCATCGTGTGGTGGGCAGCGGAAAGCCTATTACTGTGAGTGATTTCAAGACTTACAACCAAGGGCTTGAACGGCAAGGAGTGATTGTTGACCCGACACGTCGCCGAGAAACGATTCGCGAGCAAGTTGATCGTCTCTGCGCCAAAGCGGGCGTGGAGTTAAATACGGATAAGGCTCTCTTCGATCAGGCGGTGTATACCACGGAGTGGCCCTATGCCGTTCTTGGTAACTTCAGACCGGAGTATTTAGACATCCCTTCTGAAATTCTCATCACGTCGATGAAAGAGCATCAGGGATTCTTTTCGGTGAGGGACAAGAAGTCCGGTAAGTTGGCACCGCATTTTATCGCGATCGCTAACAATGCCCCCAAGAATATGTCGATCATTCGGACAGGCAACGAGCGGGTATTGGCGGCACGGCTGGCAGATGCAAAGTTTTTCTTCGATGAGGATCAAAAGGTCACCTTGGAAGAACGTGCCAAGAAGCTCAGTGGAGTCACGTTTCACCAAAAGCTCGGCACGATGGCGCAAAAGCAAGAACGAATTGTAAAGCTGGTGTCGATCATTGCATCAGCACTCGATCTTGATGATCAGTTGATCACTCAATGCCGCAGAGCGGCGGCGCTGTGCAAAGCTGACCTTCTTACCGGTATCGTAGGAGAGTTCCCGGAACTCCAAGGCGTTTTGGGAGGGTATTACGCACAGCACGATGGAGAGTCGCGGGAAGTCTGTGAAGCTATACGTGATCAGTATATTCCGAGGGGGATGGATGGGGCGTTGCCGGAAACCATTGAGGGGCTAGTGCTGGGGCTAGCCGATCGGCTCGATACGATCGTGGCTTTTTTCCTGGCCGGCATCATTCCGAAAGGTTCAGAGGATCCGTTTGCTCTGAGGCGGCATGCTTTGTCGGTTGTTCGCATCATTCTTGAAGGTAAGATTCGGTTGGATTTGTACAAAGTAGTGGAAAAAGAAAAGGAAATCGTGGGAGAAAACGGATCTTCAGTGGTGCATGATCCGTTCAGTTTCATCATCGAACGGTTTCGTTACTACATGGGGGTGACTGAGAACCTGCGGGACGATGTGATTCATGCAGTCACGGGTTACGATACCAAGGAATGTGACTTGGTCGACCTAGCTGGACGAATGCGAGCAATGCAAACGACCACATCGCTCCCGGAATTTGATCCGTTGATGGTTGGATTCAATCGAGCCAACAACATTCTGAAAAAAGAAGGCGTGAAGAAGACGGAACTACCACCGGTGAATCCATCGTTGTTCCAAGATGACGCGGAGCGAGAATTGTATGCACAGCTGACATCAACCGAAGAACGTTTTGATGGATTTCTCAAGAAGCATCAGTACCAGGATGCCTTACAATGCTCGGTTCAACTGAAGCCGTACATTGATCGCTTTTTTGAGTCCGTGATGGTCAATGTGGAAGATCAGACATTGCGCAATAATCGTCTTTCGTTGCTCAGGCATGTAGTTGATGGTTTCTTTGGGAAGTTCGCGGACTTTTCTCAGATTGTGGTACAAGGACGGTAG
- a CDS encoding putative membrane transporter protein, whose amino-acid sequence MDTAVLVLITFVAATVNGALGYGFSSITVPVALLFYTNRILNPALVLIELVINGYVLFLNRGSIPNIWRRVAPILIGLVIGIGIGSYILFLIQPAWIKFVTYFFLLPLILLQAAGIRKPIQAERVIAVPFGIGIGTLYSVTTISGPPLALLFNNQGYAKQDFRAALGVIRVAESSLTAIAYGFIGFYSAGSMEIIPYIVPSAMLGIPLGMYIIRLMDPETFRRICMAFDGLVVGFGLSRVLGELDLASPVTTYSILLIVVLANGYLLYKYFRDRTPRQPIPP is encoded by the coding sequence ATGGATACAGCTGTCTTAGTCCTTATTACGTTTGTGGCCGCCACGGTGAATGGCGCCTTGGGCTATGGCTTCTCCTCCATCACTGTTCCTGTCGCTCTATTATTTTACACCAATCGCATCTTGAATCCGGCGCTTGTGCTCATTGAACTGGTGATCAACGGATATGTCCTCTTCTTGAATCGAGGAAGTATCCCGAATATCTGGCGACGCGTGGCTCCCATTCTAATCGGCTTGGTCATCGGCATCGGCATCGGTAGCTATATTCTCTTTCTCATTCAACCGGCCTGGATCAAATTTGTCACCTATTTCTTTCTATTACCGTTAATTCTCCTTCAGGCCGCGGGTATTCGAAAGCCCATTCAGGCGGAAAGGGTAATTGCTGTTCCATTTGGAATAGGCATCGGGACACTCTACTCCGTCACAACCATTTCAGGCCCTCCCCTCGCCCTTCTTTTCAATAATCAGGGCTATGCCAAACAGGATTTCCGAGCTGCACTAGGAGTCATCCGAGTTGCAGAATCCTCTCTCACAGCAATCGCATATGGCTTTATCGGTTTCTACAGTGCCGGCAGCATGGAAATTATTCCATATATTGTTCCCAGCGCGATGCTTGGAATTCCACTCGGAATGTATATCATTCGGCTGATGGATCCAGAAACATTCCGACGCATTTGCATGGCATTCGACGGACTAGTCGTAGGATTCGGCCTGTCCCGGGTCTTGGGTGAGTTAGACCTTGCCTCACCAGTGACGACCTATAGCATTCTGTTGATCGTGGTTCTAGCGAATGGCTATTTGCTGTATAAATATTTTAGAGATCGCACTCCTCGCCAGCCTATACCACCTTGA
- a CDS encoding glycine tRNA synthetase, alpha subunit: MTFQNLILTLYRFWADQGCVIHQPYDMEMGAGTFHPATFLRSLGPEPWQAAYVQPCRRPTDGRYGENPNRLQHYYQYQVVLKPAPDNIQELYLDSLAQLGINPKHHDIRFVQDDWESPTLGAWGLGWEVRLDGMEITQFTYFQEIGGVELSPITGEITYGTERIAMYLQEVNNVFDLKWNDNVLYRDIHHETEVQGSRYNFEQADVAMLMQAFQSNEAECKRLLAQADQRLTLPAYDYCIKSSHLFNLLDARGAISVAERTGYIARVRALARQCAERYLDERTAMGHPLLSLVNRSLKAGRPRSKAGADRT, encoded by the coding sequence GTGACTTTTCAAAACCTTATTCTTACCCTTTATCGATTCTGGGCGGATCAGGGTTGTGTTATCCATCAACCATATGACATGGAAATGGGTGCTGGGACTTTTCACCCAGCCACATTTCTACGGTCGCTTGGACCAGAGCCCTGGCAGGCCGCCTACGTTCAGCCCTGCCGTCGACCAACCGATGGACGGTATGGTGAAAACCCCAACCGTCTTCAACACTACTATCAATATCAAGTTGTCTTGAAGCCTGCTCCTGACAACATTCAGGAGTTGTATCTCGACAGTTTGGCTCAGCTCGGGATCAATCCCAAACATCACGACATTCGCTTTGTCCAGGATGATTGGGAATCTCCGACGTTGGGGGCGTGGGGACTGGGGTGGGAAGTACGGCTGGATGGGATGGAAATTACCCAGTTTACCTACTTTCAGGAGATTGGTGGAGTTGAACTAAGTCCGATCACGGGCGAAATCACCTATGGCACAGAGCGCATTGCGATGTACTTGCAGGAAGTGAATAACGTTTTTGATCTAAAGTGGAACGACAACGTTCTGTATAGGGACATTCATCACGAAACCGAAGTGCAAGGGTCTCGATACAACTTCGAGCAAGCAGACGTGGCAATGCTCATGCAGGCGTTTCAGTCGAATGAAGCGGAGTGCAAGCGATTGCTTGCGCAGGCCGACCAGCGCCTGACGTTGCCGGCCTATGACTACTGCATCAAGTCCTCCCATCTGTTCAACCTACTTGATGCCCGCGGGGCGATCAGTGTGGCGGAACGGACGGGCTACATCGCCCGGGTGCGGGCACTGGCCAGACAATGTGCCGAGCGTTATCTCGACGAGCGAACGGCGATGGGACATCCACTATTGAGTCTCGTAAATAGAAGCCTGAAGGCGGGTAGGCCTCGTTCGAAGGCCGGAGCAGACCGAACGTAA
- a CDS encoding Riboflavin biosynthesis protein RibD, with translation MILALRLAAKGQGTASPNPMVGALIVRQGRIVGQGFHLRPGTPHAEILAIQQAGEQTRGGTLYVTLEPCCHLEKRTPPCVPEILRSGVRRVVIAMQDPNPSVKGKGAASLRRAGLSVTIGVAQHEAEELNKAYCHWMKTGRPYVTLKAGMTLDGKLATASGESQWITGELSRRDGHQLRGNMDAVLVGVGTVIADDPALTARAGVRLDRLAARQPLRIVVDSRLRTPNTAQVLAHQHNTKTIIATTAAAPAARRSVLQKKGIDILTLPAVQGRVSLRALLTQLGRRGILSLLVEGGGEVNAAMLKAKLVDHVRLYIAPLLLGGQNAKGVIGGTSPARLAGAISLRHVVTRFVGHDVVVEGDL, from the coding sequence ATGATTCTGGCGCTTCGTCTTGCGGCGAAGGGCCAGGGAACGGCAAGTCCGAATCCGATGGTCGGAGCCTTGATAGTTCGCCAAGGCCGAATCGTCGGCCAAGGGTTCCACCTCCGACCAGGAACCCCTCACGCAGAAATTCTCGCGATCCAGCAGGCGGGCGAGCAGACCCGAGGTGGCACGCTCTATGTGACGCTGGAGCCGTGCTGCCATCTCGAGAAACGAACGCCCCCCTGTGTCCCTGAAATTCTTCGCTCCGGTGTCCGCCGTGTGGTGATTGCGATGCAGGATCCGAATCCATCCGTAAAGGGGAAAGGAGCTGCCTCGCTTCGGCGGGCCGGACTTTCAGTCACAATTGGGGTTGCTCAGCATGAGGCGGAGGAACTCAACAAAGCCTACTGCCATTGGATGAAGACAGGCCGCCCCTATGTGACGCTCAAAGCAGGGATGACGCTTGATGGAAAGTTAGCTACAGCTTCCGGTGAGTCTCAATGGATTACAGGGGAGTTGTCCAGGAGAGACGGTCATCAACTCCGAGGTAACATGGATGCAGTGCTAGTAGGGGTGGGAACGGTTATAGCCGATGATCCTGCGCTAACAGCGAGAGCAGGAGTGCGATTAGATAGGTTAGCCGCACGGCAGCCCCTTCGCATTGTGGTCGATAGTAGACTGCGCACTCCGAACACAGCACAAGTCCTGGCACACCAGCACAACACCAAAACGATTATTGCCACAACGGCTGCAGCCCCAGCGGCTCGACGATCGGTTCTGCAAAAGAAAGGCATAGATATTCTCACGTTGCCCGCTGTGCAGGGCCGTGTTTCATTGCGCGCTCTACTCACGCAACTCGGTCGGCGCGGTATCCTGTCCCTCCTTGTCGAGGGGGGAGGTGAGGTCAATGCAGCAATGCTGAAGGCCAAGTTGGTCGATCACGTTCGCCTCTATATAGCGCCGCTGCTGCTCGGCGGCCAAAATGCCAAGGGAGTGATCGGGGGAACGAGTCCGGCACGGCTGGCCGGTGCGATATCGTTACGGCATGTTGTGACACGGTTTGTGGGTCATGATGTTGTGGTGGAAGGAGATTTGTGA
- a CDS encoding Pyruvate, phosphate dikinase encodes MAKKYVYYFGDGKAEGTSNMKELLGGKGAGLAEMTNLGISVPPGFTITTEACIEYYKQGKKYPSRMWEATLAALRRVERSMGMGFGDPEKPLLVSVRSGARASMPGMMDTVLNVGLTLKTVEGLAAKTKNERFAQDSYRRFVTMFGSIVMGVPREHFEAILNHKKEEMGVAHETQLDARALRDLVGRFKSLIKEETGNEFPDDPNEQLRMAINAVFSSWNGARAITYRRLNGIPDHWGTAINVVAMVFGNMGDTSGTGVAFTRDPNTGEHTFFGECLMNAQGEDVVAGIRTPLPVSALAKNVPAAYKELEHTYKKLEKHYRDMLDLEFTIQEGNLYMLQTRVGKRTGISAVRIAVEMVNEGLITKREAVQRVGPDQLAQYLYPIFDTQSEASSTPLGKGLPAGPGAAAGKVALTPDRAVEMKAAGQRVVLVRDETSPDDIHGMNAASGFVTARGGMTSHAAVVARQMGKVCVAGCEAVEVIDAQSVRIGSKVFHEGDYISVNGSTGNVYDGDIPVMESEIIQVVQGKLDAKKSQKYQLFSTILSWADSVRTMKVRANADVPDQAKIARGFGAEGIGLCRTEHMFFAEDRIPIMQKMILARTKGDREKYLEQLLPLQKQDFIGLYREMEGFPVTIRLLDPPLHEFLPKREELMVEIAQLELTGEDGAKLEEQRRLLARVEELHEFNPMLGLRGCRLGITMPEITRMQTRAIIEAACELAKEGKRIVPEIMIPLVGMVAEMKSQKDLIREVAQETMKRYNVKLSYLVGTMIELPRATVTAERIAEEAEFFSFGTNDLTQTTFGFSRDDAAKFIDHYRTVKIMDTDPFATLDREGVGSLMKTAIAGGRTSRPGIKLGICGEHGGDPSSVEFCHQLGLDYVSCSPFRVAIARLAAAQAAITTADVKPAASKKIMPARVKKVKTKKTSQSVKQAKPAPKKPSGSRKKR; translated from the coding sequence GTGGCAAAGAAATATGTTTACTATTTCGGCGACGGGAAGGCCGAAGGTACGTCGAACATGAAAGAACTGCTCGGAGGCAAGGGCGCCGGGTTGGCCGAGATGACGAACCTCGGGATCTCCGTTCCGCCGGGCTTTACGATCACGACCGAAGCCTGTATCGAATACTACAAGCAGGGCAAAAAATACCCATCCAGAATGTGGGAGGCCACGTTGGCCGCCCTGAGACGTGTAGAGCGGTCGATGGGCATGGGGTTCGGCGATCCCGAGAAACCGTTGCTGGTGTCCGTGCGCTCCGGAGCCCGCGCATCGATGCCCGGCATGATGGACACGGTGCTCAACGTGGGGCTCACGCTCAAGACGGTCGAAGGGCTTGCTGCGAAGACGAAGAACGAGCGGTTCGCCCAAGACAGCTATCGCCGTTTCGTCACGATGTTCGGCAGCATCGTTATGGGGGTGCCCCGCGAACATTTTGAAGCGATCCTGAACCACAAGAAAGAAGAAATGGGTGTGGCCCACGAGACACAATTGGACGCGCGGGCCTTGCGGGATCTCGTCGGACGATTCAAGTCCTTGATCAAGGAGGAAACCGGAAATGAATTTCCGGACGACCCAAACGAGCAGCTGCGGATGGCAATCAACGCGGTCTTCTCGTCGTGGAACGGTGCGCGCGCCATTACCTATAGACGGTTGAACGGCATTCCGGACCATTGGGGCACCGCCATCAACGTGGTCGCGATGGTGTTCGGCAACATGGGTGATACCAGCGGGACTGGTGTGGCGTTCACCCGCGATCCGAATACCGGCGAGCATACATTCTTCGGGGAATGTCTGATGAATGCACAGGGTGAGGATGTCGTGGCCGGTATCAGAACGCCGCTCCCGGTCAGCGCGCTCGCGAAGAACGTCCCAGCGGCCTACAAGGAACTCGAACACACCTATAAGAAACTTGAAAAACATTATCGAGATATGCTCGACCTGGAATTTACAATTCAGGAGGGCAATCTCTATATGTTGCAAACGCGTGTTGGAAAGCGGACCGGCATCTCTGCGGTCCGCATCGCCGTCGAGATGGTCAATGAAGGCTTGATCACCAAGCGCGAGGCGGTGCAGCGGGTTGGTCCGGATCAGCTCGCGCAGTATCTCTATCCGATCTTCGATACCCAATCTGAAGCCAGTTCAACCCCATTGGGCAAGGGGTTGCCGGCCGGTCCTGGTGCGGCAGCGGGCAAGGTCGCGCTCACACCGGATCGCGCGGTCGAAATGAAGGCAGCTGGGCAGCGGGTTGTTCTGGTTCGCGACGAAACCAGTCCCGACGATATTCATGGCATGAATGCCGCGTCTGGATTTGTGACGGCGCGAGGAGGAATGACATCGCATGCTGCGGTGGTGGCCCGACAGATGGGCAAAGTCTGCGTGGCCGGGTGCGAAGCGGTTGAAGTCATCGATGCCCAATCGGTACGGATCGGGTCAAAGGTATTTCACGAGGGGGACTACATCTCCGTCAACGGGTCGACTGGAAACGTCTATGACGGAGACATTCCCGTCATGGAATCCGAGATTATTCAGGTGGTGCAGGGAAAGCTGGATGCGAAGAAGTCGCAAAAATATCAGCTCTTCTCGACCATCCTCTCATGGGCGGACAGTGTGCGGACGATGAAAGTGCGGGCGAATGCTGATGTGCCGGACCAGGCTAAGATCGCCCGAGGGTTCGGTGCCGAAGGGATCGGGCTTTGTCGCACGGAACATATGTTCTTCGCCGAAGATCGAATTCCGATCATGCAGAAGATGATTCTGGCCAGAACGAAAGGGGATCGGGAAAAGTATCTGGAGCAGTTGTTGCCGCTGCAGAAGCAGGACTTTATCGGGCTGTATCGCGAGATGGAGGGATTCCCGGTTACCATTCGCTTGCTCGATCCACCGTTGCATGAGTTTTTGCCGAAGCGTGAGGAACTGATGGTGGAGATCGCCCAGCTGGAGTTGACCGGCGAGGACGGGGCTAAGTTGGAAGAGCAGCGTCGTTTGCTTGCGCGTGTTGAAGAGTTGCATGAATTCAATCCGATGCTGGGGCTGCGCGGATGCCGGCTGGGTATTACCATGCCTGAGATCACGCGTATGCAAACGCGCGCCATTATCGAGGCGGCCTGCGAGCTGGCCAAAGAAGGCAAGAGAATCGTTCCGGAGATTATGATCCCGCTGGTGGGCATGGTAGCGGAAATGAAGTCGCAGAAGGATCTCATCCGCGAAGTCGCGCAAGAGACCATGAAGCGCTACAATGTGAAACTCTCGTATCTTGTCGGGACGATGATCGAGTTGCCACGAGCCACCGTGACTGCCGAACGGATTGCCGAAGAGGCCGAGTTTTTCTCGTTCGGGACGAATGACCTGACCCAGACGACGTTCGGCTTCTCTCGCGATGACGCCGCGAAGTTCATCGACCACTATCGAACGGTGAAGATTATGGATACGGACCCATTCGCCACGCTCGACCGAGAAGGCGTGGGGTCGTTGATGAAAACGGCCATTGCAGGAGGACGTACGTCACGGCCAGGGATCAAGCTTGGTATCTGTGGCGAACATGGCGGCGATCCGAGTTCCGTCGAGTTTTGCCATCAGCTCGGGTTAGACTATGTGAGCTGTTCGCCTTTCCGTGTAGCCATTGCGCGGTTGGCGGCGGCACAGGCAGCAATCACCACAGCAGACGTCAAGCCGGCAGCATCCAAGAAAATTATGCCGGCGCGTGTAAAGAAGGTGAAAACTAAGAAGACATCGCAGTCTGTGAAGCAAGCCAAGCCGGCGCCTAAGAAGCCTTCAGGCAGCCGCAAGAAACGGTGA
- a CDS encoding hypothetical protein (conserved protein of unknown function) encodes MILWLWSIILSASLVGSVALGFDATSTQSNESLNSLVYRFIDTGDANEAERLLQVILADERAVSVDVVSQIIRAEGAYQRQPVEILPREQIIVRGHTYPLSVFIPASYQTSKSYALIVCLHGYGFTGEEYLERWRPRLGEGYLLACPTYPSGAWFTRHAEELVLETIREVRRQYHIDPNRIFLTGMSNGGIGAWLIGMHHAPLFAGLAPMASGLDDVLLPFLGNLRNTPVYIIHGAKDQVMPVRLSQAIVRELETLGYSHVYREHQREHPIAGGHYFPKEELPDLIAWFNSQRREPLPTELTVVRDASHFQSFNWIRIDSTDSIAAFSQDLVDKRDERIKRREYAKVDASILGTDRIEVTAERVQRYSLFLNDQLIDFSKPLTVVTNGRLSFKGVVVPSVETLLRQTKLRQDPQQLFPVHLTIAVEKPTP; translated from the coding sequence GTGATCCTCTGGCTATGGAGTATCATCCTGTCGGCATCCTTGGTGGGCAGTGTCGCCCTCGGTTTTGACGCAACCTCAACTCAATCGAACGAGAGCCTTAATTCACTCGTCTATCGATTCATCGATACGGGTGATGCGAACGAAGCTGAACGTCTCTTGCAGGTTATTCTGGCTGATGAAAGGGCGGTGTCAGTCGACGTGGTTTCTCAGATCATAAGAGCGGAAGGAGCGTACCAGCGTCAACCTGTCGAGATTCTTCCTCGTGAACAGATCATCGTTCGTGGACATACCTATCCGTTGTCTGTATTCATCCCCGCGTCGTATCAGACTTCGAAGAGCTATGCCCTCATTGTGTGTCTGCATGGATACGGTTTTACTGGTGAAGAGTATTTGGAGCGGTGGCGACCTCGGTTGGGCGAGGGCTATCTCTTGGCGTGCCCGACCTATCCGTCCGGTGCGTGGTTTACCAGGCATGCCGAGGAGTTGGTCTTGGAAACGATCCGAGAAGTCCGACGGCAGTACCATATCGATCCAAATCGGATCTTTCTCACCGGTATGTCGAATGGAGGGATTGGAGCGTGGCTGATCGGCATGCATCACGCTCCACTGTTTGCCGGCCTTGCGCCCATGGCCAGCGGATTGGATGATGTGTTACTGCCGTTTTTGGGGAATCTTCGCAATACGCCTGTGTATATCATTCATGGAGCCAAAGATCAGGTGATGCCGGTGAGGCTGAGCCAGGCAATCGTCCGCGAGTTGGAGACACTTGGCTATTCGCATGTGTACCGCGAGCATCAGCGCGAGCATCCCATCGCAGGCGGGCACTATTTCCCGAAAGAAGAGCTGCCCGACCTTATCGCCTGGTTCAATAGCCAGCGTCGCGAGCCATTGCCTACAGAACTGACCGTTGTGCGCGATGCCAGCCACTTTCAATCGTTCAACTGGATTCGGATCGACTCGACTGACTCCATCGCTGCGTTCTCGCAGGACTTGGTCGACAAGCGAGATGAACGAATTAAGCGTCGGGAATATGCCAAGGTAGATGCATCGATCCTAGGGACCGATCGCATTGAGGTAACCGCTGAGCGAGTTCAACGCTACAGCCTGTTCTTGAATGATCAGCTCATCGACTTCTCTAAGCCGCTCACGGTCGTCACAAATGGGCGTCTCTCATTCAAGGGCGTTGTCGTGCCGTCGGTCGAAACATTGTTACGGCAGACCAAACTACGACAGGACCCTCAACAGCTTTTTCCCGTCCATCTCACCATAGCCGTTGAAAAGCCCACCCCATGA
- a CDS encoding putative HTH-type transcriptional regulator, rrf2 family has protein sequence MKLSKKSEYGLRALLELTVTHGKTTLQRHEIADRQHIPIEFLEQILLTLKRAGLVASRRGIKGGYALIKQPREITLGHVIRLLDGPLAPIGCVSKTAYQKCNECPYANKTRCPLQQVMGVVRDAIAGILDHYTLADFAADRSEV, from the coding sequence ATGAAACTGTCTAAAAAAAGCGAATATGGCCTCAGGGCTTTGCTTGAACTCACGGTCACACATGGGAAAACGACCTTACAGCGCCATGAGATTGCTGATCGTCAACACATCCCGATTGAATTCTTGGAGCAGATTCTCCTCACACTCAAACGAGCCGGGCTTGTCGCTAGCCGACGGGGTATCAAAGGTGGCTACGCCCTGATCAAGCAGCCCAGAGAGATCACACTTGGTCACGTCATACGCCTACTCGATGGCCCGCTCGCACCAATTGGGTGTGTCAGCAAGACCGCCTATCAGAAATGCAATGAATGCCCTTATGCAAACAAAACACGGTGCCCTCTACAGCAAGTCATGGGCGTGGTCCGGGATGCAATTGCGGGGATCCTCGATCATTACACACTTGCCGACTTTGCGGCCGATCGTTCAGAAGTCTGA